CGCCAGCGAGCCATCGCTGACGACGGTGGGCTCTATGTCTCTTTGGATGTGATCCCGGGCTCTACGGCCATCTTGGACCTGACCGATCCGCGACACGGCCCTCGCTATCCACGATGCTCCGGAAATCAGCCCTTCCGGACCGGCCGCGACCCGCCCCCGCCACCCCTGTGGGATCGCGTACCACTACGACCTGGCACTCCGCCAGTCGGCGTGTGGCCTCATGGGCCTGGGGCGTATTCGCACGCCCTGATGACAACGGTCTCGCCGCCACACAGGCGCACATCCCGGGCGCCGCAGGCGGGGCACGTCATGTCCTCATCCAGTGGCGACGTCTCGTGGCAGGTGTTGCAGCATCCCAGCAGTGGGACTGTCTCCACCCGCAACGCCACCGGCGGTAGCCCCTCGTGCTCAC
Above is a window of bacterium DNA encoding:
- a CDS encoding hydrogenase/urease maturation nickel metallochaperone HypA, producing the protein MHEHGLADHILHTVLNHPHRPPQAIPQALTVLVSELGGVSEEALQASLDHVCEHEGLPPVALRVETVPLLGCCNTCHETSPLDEDMTCPACGARDVRLCGGETVVIRACEYAPGP